The Micropterus dolomieu isolate WLL.071019.BEF.003 ecotype Adirondacks linkage group LG14, ASM2129224v1, whole genome shotgun sequence DNA segment tattaaaaatttttaagaaattaaaaaagtgcgacccaatttgataaataatgttctATGTGGATCTCGTCTCGTGTAaaatgaagacttcatagcctctcttcaggtaggactctcatactgcaacacttgtcttcgTAAAGAGAGAatctgacaggataaagtcgcctGTCAGCTTGCACTgggccgtttcagtggatttacaataaaggcttgaatacgtgtgcactccaaatttgaaaaaaatttaaatgcttttttttgctatttttggccgattaatttcggtggcccaacattcggtgcatccctaatccCTAAAAGTAGAATGTATAAATCTTAAGGaccaagagagagagggacaaaatgataaatatatGGAAACTTAGCACAGTAGGGCTGAGATGGAGAACACGAGTCAAATGAGAGATGAGGATTTGAGCATGTGAGCTGCTACTTTACCTCCTCCTTGCATCATCTTGTAGATCTTGCTCTCGATGTGGAGCTGGGGGTGTTTGGTCTTCACACACTCCAACTTTATTGCGACCTCCTCACCCACTGAAATATCTGTGCCTGGAAAAGGACACGTTAATAAACACGGTGacttaaatatattatttaatgaaGCATTGTTCTTGTCAGAACAAAAAGTTTACTTGTGCATTAAATGTGAAGCCTTGCATGTTTCACTCACAACATCTGAAACTAGCAAACTGATGTTAGCTATCACATTAACCCAGCCAACGTTAGCCTGGAAGTCGGATTAAATCAATCTGGACAAATCAATCAATGACAGGGGTGCATTGTTTATATGGACAGAACTGTGGGAAAATGTCATGCAATTTGTGAATGTTCAATAGCCACcgaagcgggaagcttccggtcagcaaaCTGATGTGAACGCGGAAGTctcttaaacctgcattctatcgaatgGCCCGcaagggggcgactcttctggttgcaaaaagaagtccagctccattagaaataaggGAAAATGACTTTCTACTTCTATGACCTACTTCTcagcatttatttcagtaaacactttcctatggtctcaatcacaagtttcatgtcttcttcaatacaagaTGATGTTCACTTAGTAAATTatagtcccatttagaggaaaatagaccataaagcagagtgcttcagggcgggattatctatgattgacaaatTGTTACTTGATATTATttgagcagcgtactactcgtcattaatagaggaaaataggaacaaccccaagtttcttttcagcactgtagccaggctgacagagagtcacagctctattgagccaagtattcacatagctctcagtagttacgacttcatgagcttctttaatgataaaattctagctattagagacaaaattggcaccgacttatctcttaactcaggaaccttagaaacagctgtagaaccagatacatgtttagactgttttgcttcactcaatctttaccaactaatttcaataatttcttcatctaaaccatcaacctgcctcttagaccccatcctgactaggttgcttaaagatgttttacccttagtcagcacctctatactagatatgatcaatctatctctatcaacaggctatgtaccacagtactttaaagtagctgtaattaaataatgtttaataatgtaattaaacctcttctgaaaaagcccaaactaaCGGCCTCCTTATTgtatcagacaaaggacttgtctctgtactggttttattagatcttagtgctgcatttgataccattgaccatcagatcctattgcagagactggaatatttcattggcattaaaggaaccgctctaagctggtttaagtcctatttatcagatcgatttcagtttgtacatgttaacgatgagtccaccatgcatgccaaagttagtcatggagttcctcaaggatctgtccttggaccaatcctcttcattttatatatgcttcccttaggcaatattatcaggaaacattccataagctttcattgttatgcagatgatactcagttatatctatcgatcaagccagatgaaactcatcagttagctaaacttcaaatgtgccttcaggatgttaaaacctggatgacctgtaattttctaatgttaaactcagataaaactgaagttattgctctggggcctaagcacctccgtgacgcattatctaaagaNNNNNNNNNNNNNNNNNNNNNNNNNNNNNNNNNNNNNNNNNNNNNNNNNNNNNNNNNNNNNNNNNNNNNNNNNNNNNNNNNNNNNNNNNNNNNNNNNNNNtctttgcattggcttccagtaaaatccagaatagaatttaaaatcattcttcttacctacaaagctcttaatggtcaggcaccatcttatcttaaagagctcatagtaccttactaccccaccagagcactgcgctcccagaatgcagggttacttgtggttcctagagtctccaaaagtagactaggagccagagcgttcagctatcaagcttctctcctgtggaaccaggttccagtttgggttcaggaggcagacaccatctccacatttaagagtaggcttaagactttcctctttgataaagcttatagttagggctggctcaggtagtcctgaaccatcccttagttatgctgctataggcctagactaccgggggatttcccatgatgcactgagctcctctctcctctactttctctccctctgtatgcaaccttatcccattattgcatgttactaacacaacttctcccctttctggtagtcttgtgctttctcgtccatctcctctctcctcctatcacttcctgcaggttttctggctctggggctgtggagtctggatctgtggctgcgggtcacctgctgcccctgtgttcctgctcgacaccctctgcttcaacgactattgttgctagtcttattgttattattgttattataatcattaacattacgatggttaccattaacactattataaatatctgtaccatttttcatttagtctatagcaacatcacctttactgtctgtacctctgtgtgtatattgtgtaggcgctctctctctctctctctctccaaccggtcgaggcagatggccgcccaccctgagccatggttctgctcgaggtttctgcctcttaaaaggaagtttttccttgcctctgtcgcctagtgctgctcttggtgggaactgttgggcttctgtaaatagcatcatagagtatggtctagacctgctcttttatgaaaagcgccgtgagataactgttgttgtgatttggcgctatataaataaaattgaattgaattaccatggcgacctttcaatcaggctagagtgactcgtacccacgacactgtgtaaatttaacaagcgccgttgaaaaagcttattaggagttggctgttcactttctctggttacgcaacatttagttttaagactgttgtttgctagacaaaattatcagaCCTGTTAAAATTAACgggaattacagatgcacctagctaagcaagctagctagctccacacaccgCTGTTAGCTCCatcgtctcgtccaaatatggtcatgtccggtgctgctggttgcaaaaaatcaacatggcggcagCCTTTcagccaaactcaaggcttcaaaatgtCAGTCCACAAGCCAACGGATgatgtcacgatgactacgtttCACTTCTTATATAGTCTATGAGCCCACCACTAACATTTTAGTCCACTCtcctcaacaaaaacaaaacacatttcctcagtttttatataaagacCTATTTTCAGCTCGTCTTCTCTTAGTtacggaaaaaaaaaaagacagtcaaTTGACATTTTTTGTAGTCATAGTTTTCATTAACTAAAGTGGGGACCCTCTCAATTTCCCTGGGACCTACTCAAACGACCACCTGTCCTTCATTCATGTTGAATACTCCTAATGTTATCCCATGTTTTTCACGGACCATTAAGGTTGTGCAATTtctattattacattttattccaGCAGAAATCCTgtcaaaaatcacatttttgtgcAGTTTTTCTTAATCTGCCATTGTCTGAATGGTACTTAAAATCCACTTTTTTTGCATTGTGGCGCAGTTCATCATGTGATGTGACACTATATCATAATGTGTGACATGGAGAATTGTGACAATAATAAGGCTTATTGGTTAAATCTTAAGATAGTAATGATAAAATGTATGGTTAAGTTAGTTACTTTGGGTATATcccattttaattttatataaaataacttttaataaataaataaattttaagcACTAATGCTACAAAATTGGTGAATAACTTCAAATTCCAATACAAAATCTAAAACAccacatatatttttttgaaattCCACAGTCAGTACAACCAAGCAGAGGCTACCCGGAAGTAACAAAAAATTGCAATTCATTGAGTGGCCACtagaggctggctgcagaaggtAGTCAATCCCCATTGAcacccatgttaaaatgcccaactttacagcagaataaaacatgtttacagcctggttcaaaaaatggttttagtgcacATAGCAAATTTTGCACTTaatgacaactgtgaggggggtaAATTCTCTCATCTGTTTAAATTATactaagccttaaagttctacCTAATTACGAGCGTGGCCACTTTCATTGACAGGtggcagctgctgctgtcactACTAGCAGTCTGCCTGCCGTCTGTTAGCGTCGCTCAGCTAATACATGGAGCTCTGCGGCTTTGAGCCTTTTGGATATTTGTTCATGCAAATACCGAAAGGATAATGGCAGGCTGAGCGGTTTATTGTAAAGAGACCGTTCAGGAAGCTTGTGCTCTAGCTGGTGAGTGAAATTctggtattttatttatgcGTCATCATTACTCTCTTATTAATGACGGTGTGCCTCAAGGGTCAGTTTTTGGTCCAGTTTTATTCTCTATATATGCACTCCCCCTGGGTGAAGTGATAAGCAGACATGGTATTTCTTTCCACTGTTACGCTGATGATACACAATCGTACACTCCTGTGAAGCCCACTGACCTGAATACGCTAAACTCCCTACAGGACTGCCTGGTAGATATAAAAGACTGGATGTCAAATAACTTTCTTCAACCGAAAtccaacaaaacagaaattctTGTTATTTGTCCCTAACGCcttgcaaaacaaatactgtcaTCTAATGGTCACCTGTCGTAACACATTACGCTTGTTGCTAGAAAcctctgtgttttatttgagaGTAATTTATGTTTTGAGCAACACGTAACTAAACTTTTCCAGTCTTGTTTTCATCAGCTCAGAAACAGCTAAAATCAGGTCTATTCTAAGTGTCAGAGATGCGGAAATTGTTGGCCATGTTTTCATTTCCTCACTTcttgattattgcaacagccttttctcTTGTCTTAATCATAAAACCTTCAAACGTCTACAGACTGTACAAAATTCAGCTGCTCaattgattacttttaaggctctCCTTGGCTCGGCTCCTGCTTATATATTAGACCTTTTAACTCCTTATGAACCACTGCGACATTTGACATCTTCCAGGTCTCGTCTCTTCTTGTGTCTAGGCTTagaactaaaggggacagagcctttTCTCTCAGGGCCCGAGGCTCTAAAACGAACTGCCCGAGGAAGTAAGGCTCTCAGAGTCAGTGTCTTTTAAAACCACACTTATCGGAAAGCATATTGATTTTATCTGAGTTGCCGTTTTATCTTACGGTGTTTATATTAGTTATTTAAAGTTGCTATTTATTGTAGTCTTATGTTTCTAGTTAATCTGTTTTACCTACTTGTGctttccatttctttttcatttgtattttgtatcttgCATTTTACtcatgtattttatctttatagTGGTGTTACGTGCCCTTTTTCACGCTGTGTTTATCTTTTATAAAACACtttgcacttttgttttattaggGGTCCAACCCCAAGTGGGAAACTGGgaatttttgtttgcttactgggatatagaaagatggactcctaggagatttgaactgagataaggactcaatAGGTGGTTGAACTGTTTGATATGGAGCAATTATTGAATAATACACTTAGTTTTTGTTGTCGTCAgtaggtaggccgacctgatgatatattatttaatgccatgacttgactttaaaattatctttctcatattaaaatttgatacttcttctacaccattgctcataataattcatgcatcacctaatttcatcataacacaggcttGACCCACAAGAAAAAACTGCATGTtcaatctatctaatattgtgttggtcatactataaaCGTCACCGTTTTGAATACAGAAGGTAAGCTTAAAAATGGCTCCTATTAAATCGCAATCGcaatattgataaaaaaaaaacaaacaaaaaaaatgttcagcCTTAATAAATATACATGGCACTGACTTGAGTGGTCAAATGGTGTATttatagttttcagtcacgtgacatgcgcaatgacctggagggcaaaacaacagaccaacatagcggctcacgCCAcgactcccccgtagagacgccgcaaaagcagtcaaattttatttggatgtgATTTCTCTCTGATCACAGGTGTAGTAGTTCATTgccagagtatagggcaggtattatgaattctcattaaatgatgacgtctCGCAATATTACGACCATTTTctcgacatgtcagagaacacaaatgaatatgtgggagagattttgaatgtgcagaaagttttgaata contains these protein-coding regions:
- the csnk1db gene encoding casein kinase I yields the protein MELRVGNRYRLGRKIGSGSFGDIYLGTDISVGEEVAIKLECVKTKHPQLHIESKIYKMMQGGGKVAAHMLKSSSLI